cttatatacgaaaaaaataagcaaattaattCCTCTACGTTACATCAAAGAACAAACTAGTCCTTCTATTAAAACTTCAattcattttactattaaaaacttgTCCCTATAGATCGGTACAAGTAGCATATCATATGTTATTATCTGATTATTCTATTAGCCACatcagttttaaaatttttaaagaaaagatcaatttgctcttGATCTAATGTAAATCCActtatttatccatttttagtAGAGAaagcaaaatgcaatttaactaGCTGTAATTTTGCACTCATTTATTCATTGGGATCCTTTACAATTTCCACCATTCATGTTATGTAGAAGACTAggataaaagataaataaaaggttTGAGTTAAGCCAATCCATTTGTTATCCCATCAAAACATACTTTTGTACAAAAAAATGCAAGCAATAAAACAAGATATGATAAACAAGTAAACTTTGCAACTAAGAATCCAACATTCATTACTAATTATAGAATCTATATTAGCAACACATCAAGTAAGCAGAATGAACAGAAAAAGCAAAGACTAACACTGTAATAATGGACCTTCCAAATCTCTATGTGTCTATGGAATTCCCAAGTCCAAATGAGAAATGTTCACGAACAGGTGAAAACTCCACTAATCCAATATCCATTGCATACCCAGAAACAGGCAATTTCAACTCTCTCAACACACAAAAAGCCTCAGCCATTCTTGTTTTAGGCACTTCTTGAGCTACGGGACAATAAGGGATCCAAGCATCAGCTTTAAACTCTTCCCCAATTTCAATCCCTTCTTTTTTAATTGCCTCACATACCTGAGCCTGGAATTGTAGGAGAGACATTGTTGGAGCTGGTGAAAGGAAGAGAACATTGTTTTCATTTGGGAAAGCCccaattgaagaaaaagaaagaggtAAAGGTTCTTGCTTTGAAGCAAAGGACTTTATAACGGATTCAAGCTTTGCAGGATCGAGAAAAGGGCTTGAAAAGAGAGTAATGTGTGGCCTTGATTCGATTTCAATTAACTGAGT
The window above is part of the Gossypium raimondii isolate GPD5lz chromosome 9, ASM2569854v1, whole genome shotgun sequence genome. Proteins encoded here:
- the LOC105798296 gene encoding uncharacterized protein LOC105798296; its protein translation is MSQGFSIELYFDPALENQVLKAWNVLARRQISTQLIEIESRPHITLFSSPFLDPAKLESVIKSFASKQEPLPLSFSSIGAFPNENNVLFLSPAPTMSLLQFQAQVCEAIKKEGIEIGEEFKADAWIPYCPVAQEVPKTRMAEAFCVLRELKLPVSGYAMDIGLVEFSPVREHFSFGLGNSIDT